A section of the Pochonia chlamydosporia 170 chromosome 2, whole genome shotgun sequence genome encodes:
- a CDS encoding 6-hydroxy-D-nicotine oxidase (similar to Aspergillus flavus NRRL3357 XP_002382272.1), which yields MRFALLLQVLLRCTVALSKVGHEPPSGETVIKELGPLLSKGAAIVLPSSKEGEELQIRASSPRIKPGYVAVVEVASEKDVQETIKYANRRSTPFLAVSGAHGWPSSLNKVHGGIQINMRKLNTTTLSHDGKSATVGGGTMQYEITAALFNKGKQAVTGICECVSTIGPLLGGGHSMLQGRHGFASDNLISARAVLADGSVKSVSQTQHPDLFWALRGAGHNFGVVTSFQVRVFEVTEKWTMVALSFTQDKLEAFFETWNGLEKRIRDPGMVVLNGVMARNNDLDKNHPLINLQILYEGNPPAATEYATAFRKLSPVADSTTRDIPWGKLFEVGGFGLSSPVCRKNQNILGYPNSFDAWDPAAMRRGFEIYTEITADKTFATSAWLLESYGRKGVRDVPEKGSAVAPEERRFHLLTSPMLWWEGDGERDREKAELFGRRMQEAVRGEGRKHTYVNYAKGGEGMSEVYGYDAGRRARLRALKGMWDGENRFGFYNPIV from the exons ATGAGATTCgcgctgcttctccaagtcCTGTTGCGATGCACAGTGGCACTGTCCAAAGTCGGCCATGAGCCTCCGTCTGGAGAGACAGTGATCAAGGAACTAGGACCGCTGCTATCAAAGGGCGCGGCTATTGTGTTGCCGTCGTCTAAGGAAGGTGAGGAACTGCAGATTCGAGCGTCGAGTCCGCGAATTAAGCCAGGGTatgtggctgttgttgaggttgcaAGTGAGAAGGATGTCCAGGAGACG ATCAAATATGCTAATCGTCGCTCAACTCCCTTCCTCGCCGTATCAGGCGCCCACGGCTGGCCAAGTTCACTCAACAAAGTCCACGGCGGAATCCAAATCAACATGCGCAAGTTAAACACCACAACGCTCAGTCACGACGGAAAGTCAGCTACCGTGGGCGGAGGAACGATGCAGTACGAAATCACGGCAGCGCTCTTCAACAAGGGAAAGCAGGCGG TCACCGGAATATGCGAATGCGTGTCAACTATCGGACCGCTTCTCGGCGGCGGCCACTCCATGCTCCAGGGTCGTCATGGCTTCGCCTCTGACAATCTCATCTCTGCACGTGCGGTCCTCGCTGACGGTAGCGTAAAGAGTGTTTCTCAAACGCAGCATCCGGACTTGTTCTGGGCGCTGCGCGGCGCAGGGCACAACTTTGGCGTGGTGACGAGCTTCCAGGTTAGGGTGTTTGAAGTTACTGAGAAATGGACCATGGTGGCACTGAGCTTCACGCAGGATAAACTGGAGGCGTTTTTTGAAACTTGGAATGGCCTAGAGAAGAGGATACGTGATCCAGGCATGGTGGTTCTCAACGGTGTTATGGCAAGGAATAACGACCTGGATAAAAATCAT CCTCTCATCAATCTCCAGATTCTGTATGAGGGAAATCCCCCCGCAGCAACAGAATACGCAACCGCGTTCCGCAAACTCTCCCCCGTAGCAGACTCAACCACAAGAGACATCCCATGGGGCAAACTCTTTGAAGTCGGCGGCTTCGGTCTCTCCAGCCCTGTATGCCGCAAGAACCAGAACATCCTGGGCTATCCTAACTCCTTTGACGCGTGGGATCCAGCAGCCATGCGTCGCGGGTTCGAAATCTACACCGAAATCACGGCGGACAAGACCTTCGCGACGTCGGCGTGGCTGCTGGAGTCGTATGGGCGGAAGGGCGTGCGGGATGTTCCTGAGAAAGGGAGTGCGGTGGCGCCGGAGGAGAGGAGATTCCATTTACTCACGTCGCCTATGTTGTGGTGGGAGGGGGATGGGGAGAGGGACAGAGAGAAGGCGGAATTGtttgggaggaggatgcaGGAGGCTGTTCggggggaggggaggaagCATACGTATGTGAATTATGCGAAGGGGGGAGAGGGCATGAGTGAGGTTTATGGGTATGATGCTGGGAGGAGGGCGAGGTTGAGGGCGTTGAAGGGGATGTGGGATGGGGAGAATCGGTTTGGGTTTTATAATCCGATTgtgtga
- a CDS encoding C6 transcription factor FacB (similar to Pyrenophora tritici-repentis Pt-1C-BFP XP_001940259.1): MPGILPMKVIKVGNSAQSRIAQACDRCRSKKIRCDGVRPTCSQCANVGFECRTSDKLSRRAFPRGYTESLEERVRQLETEVRELKDLLDEKDEKIDMLSAMHGNHHRRPSVTSASNTLPSPETSRDSPVSTTKEDTFRVQGSPLLLGVENSDSYFMGPSSGRAFITSFKRKLQESGKPCNEFNPEAFLHVQGCAPLAQDEPSQASPLPPRIFSDRCVNVYFQEWAPLFPVLHKPTFLRIYEEFVADPEKVKCHHKIAQLYLVFSIAGLSSEHPDYQQLAICEKRWAKAIDSMVLENTMNTLQCLILALLYCTVRADNKRVQHFKGLAIGLSHRLGMHQSQKRFSFGALTLETRKKVFWTLYTLDCFTAATLGLPKMLKEDDVQTEYPSDTDDEYITEKGFQPTLPGEYTRLSSALALFRATRILARILEKNYPAVANHELSLQQMGSFEAELDAWHDELPAHLRLNFSQDKPSTDITSSRSPVLALAYYHIRALIYRPAVGSSLGPKAAPALISIADSSKRIIQIIQLLEERNMSFSFCLNKFDLLALCGLTLLYQTVDLKPDSKMSRDLEKLVNVTIKSMNKAKAPGCIDLARIASTLITVDEHTSPLPAQGAMAAPPQRASSKGSQKKSSVPREQDKMRRMTMPSVNVQEPDYYPQSRQSFDSISSSEGSTSHRSHRPSVPQPNGMSNRTASCRTIPNLDYLSLNNTPSHTNPSSPAVMHRMQTPGSSMSPSSQIMGSVDHSAKVPGVSNSEWEALLGSMDGGLNNVYDAIYGGASLIGDSTVPGNPNSSDWSPDSWDLSSINIGDFGRNPEPPQSVLSMSDESLSSGEEVAPSELGLSVGSAEFNKLHMTEAYGFDLEGFPL; this comes from the exons ATGCCAGGCATTCTGCCGATGAAGGTCATCAAGGTGGGCAATAGTGCTCAAAGCCGCATTGCCCAAGCCTGCGACCGCTGCCGAAGCAAGAAGATTCGCTGCGATGGAGTGCGTCCGACTTGCTCACAATGTGccaatgttggctttgagTGCCGTACAAGCGACAAGCTGAGTCGCCGCGCCTTTCCCCGTGGATACACAGAATCGCTGGAGGAGCGAGTCCGCCAGTTGGAAACCGAGGTCAGAGAACTGAAAGACCTCTTGGACGAGAAGGATGAGAAAATAGATATGCTCTCTGCAATGCACGGCAACCACCATCGCCGACCGTCAGTCACATCTGCCTCAAATACATTACCCTCACCAGAGACGTCCAGGGACAGTCCCGTGTCCACCACGAAAGAAGACACTTTCCGTGTACAAGGCTCCCCACTACtccttggtgttgagaaCTCAGACTCTTACTTCATGGGCCCATCTAGTGGCCGCGCCTTTATCA CCTCCTTCAAACGCAAGCTTCAAGAGAGCGGGAAACCCTGTAACGAGTTTAACCCAGAGGCCTTCTTACACGTCCAAGGATGCGCTCCTTTGGCCCAGGACGAGCCTAGCCAGGCATCACCACTTCCCCCTCGCATCTTTTCCGACCGGTGTGTCAATGTCTACTTCCAGGAATGGGCACCGCTCTTCCCCGTACTGCATAAGCCCACCTTCTTACGCATTTACGAAGAGTTTGTGGCCGACCCTGAAAAGGTCAAATGCCACCATAAGATTGCCCAATTGTACCTCGTTTTCAGTATCGCCGGGCTTTCATCTGAACATCCAGACTACCAACAACTGGCCATATGTGAAAAGCGATGGGCGAAAGCTATTGATTCAATGGTTCTGGAGAACACCATGAATACTCTTCAGTGCCTGATTCTAGCACTACTCTACTGCACTGTAAGAGCAGACAATAAGCGAGTCCAACATTTCAAAGGCCTCGCAATTGGGCTTTCCCACCGACTCGGCATGCATCAAAGCCAGAAGCGATTTTCGTTTGGTGCCCTGACTCTGGAGACCAGGAAGAAGGTGTTTTGGACGCTCTATACACTTGATTG TTTTACTGCCGCCACCCTTGGATTGCCAAAAATGCTTAAGGAAGATGACGTCCAAACAGAGTATCCATCTGATACGGACGATGAGTACATCACGGAGAAGGGCTTTCAGCCTACCTTGCCGGGGGAGTATACACGACTATCCAGCGCTTTGGCTCTCTTCCGGGCAACCCGCATCTTGGCTCGAATTTTGGAGAAGAATTATCCGGCAGTAGCCAATCATGAGCTCTCGCTTCAGCAAATGGGAAGCTTTGAAGCCGAACTTGATGCTTGGCACGATGAGTTGCCAGCACATTTGCGATTAAACTTCTCCCAAGATAAACCATCGACCGATATAACTAGCAGTAGATCCCCTGTACTG GCTTTGGCATACTACCATATTCGGGCACTCATCTACCGCCCTGCCGTCGGCTCTAGCCTAGGTCCGAAGGCTGCACCGGCTCTCATTTCGATTGCGGATTCCAGCAAGCGAATCATTCAGATCATCCAGCTTCTggaagaaagaaacatgAGTTTTTCATTCTGCTTGAACAAGTTTGACCTTCTAGCTTTGTGCGGTTTGACACTGTTGTATCAGACGGTCGACCTGAAGCCCGACAGTAAAATGAGCCGAGATCTCGAGAAGCTCGTCAACGTCACTATCAAGTCAATGAACAAGGCTAAAGCTCCTGGATGCATTGACCTAGCTCGTATCGCATCAACTCTCATTACTGTTGACGAGCACACGAGTCCCCTTCCCGCACAGGGAGCTATGGCTGCACCACCGCAGCGTGCCTCCTCAAAAGGCTCTCAGAAGAAGTCAAGCGTTCCACGTGAACAGGACAAGATGCGTCGGATGACCATGCCCAGTGTCAATGTCCAAGAACCTGACTACTATCCTCAATCTCGACAATCTTTTGACAGCATCAGCTCATCTGAGGGATCCACGAGCCACCGAAGCCACCGGCCGTCGGTACCGCAACCTAACGGCATGAGTAACAGAACCGCGTCATGTCGCACCATTCCGAACCTCGACTACCTGTCCCTGAACAATACTCCATCTCATACTAatccatcttctcctgctgTGATGCACCGCATGCAAACCCCAGGatcatccatgtcaccaTCTAGCCAAATTATGGGCAGCGTCGACCATTCTGCAAAGGTGCCAGGGGTGTCCAACTCTGAGTGGGAGGCGTTACTTGGGTCAATGGATGGGGGTTTAAACAATGTCTATGATGCCATTTACGGCGGTGCCAGCCTCATTGGCGATTCAACAGTTCCAGGTAACCCCAATAGCTCGGACTGGTCTCCGGACTCTTGGGATCTCAGCAGTATTAACATTGGCGATTTCGGACGGAACCCAGAGCCACCGCAAAGTGTGCTGAGCATGAGCGATGAAAGCTTGAGCTCAGGCGAAGAAGTTGCACCTTCGGAGTTGGGTCTTAGCGTAGGCAGTGCCGAGTTCAATAAGCTGCATATGACGGAAGCGTATGGCTTCGACCTTGAGGGCTTCCCTCTTTGA